The following is a genomic window from Pelodiscus sinensis isolate JC-2024 chromosome 12, ASM4963464v1, whole genome shotgun sequence.
CCCCACCCCCCTACGCTGCGCCTCCACTTTACGCGCTATCCCCGGGGCGCGCCCGGCACCTGCGCTGCGCCCCCACTGTGCGCGCTGTCCCTAGGGCGCCCCCACCCCCCTACGCTGCGCCTCCACTTTGCGCGCTATCCCCGGGGAGCGCCCGGCACCTGCGCTGCGCCCCCACTTTGCCCGCTGTCCCTAGGGCGCCCCCACCCCCCTACGCTGCGCCTCCACTTTACGCGCTATCCCCGGGGCGCGCCCGGCACCTGCGCTGCGCCCCCACTTTGCGCGCTGTCCCTAGGGCGCCCCCACCCCCCTACGCTGCGCCTCCACTTTACGCGCTATCCCCGGGGTGCGCCCGGCACCTGCGCTGCGCCCCGACGCGCTGCGCCCCGACCCGGCCCCCGCGCAGCGCCCCCACGTTGCGCGCTGTCCCCGGCGCGCCCCCAGCCGCGGAGCGCTGGCCAGGACATCTCCCCCGTGCGGGCCGTGGGCTGCCCCCGGAGCCAGGGCGGGGTGCGGGTCCTGGGGTTACCCTGCTGCCGGGCTGTGACTTCCCTGCGCCCCCGGCTGCCTTCCCGCCCCTCCCGCTCTCCcggctgcgcccctcccccccgcccatcgCGCTGGCGCCCAGGAGCGAGCTCCGCACGGGACAAGTGTCCACCCCGCCgctcctgcctggggctgcagagcGCAGCCCGGCCCGCCCGCGGTTGGGGTTCCCAAGGCTCCGGGGAGTAGCGGGGAGGGGCTCTCAAGCCGCTCAAACAGGTGTTTCCTGCTCGCTGCCAGCGGACCCCCCCATCatcccccccattccccagctCCTGTCCGACTTAACCTGCTGAGAGTGAAGCTCCCGCCCATGCAATGGCCATTCCCATGGTTTCTGTGACCAGAGCTTCCCTCTTGGGCCTCCTGGACCAGCCCACGCAGCGTGGGGCCCGATTCACCCCCAGAGCCATGGCGGGGGCGTCACCCGGTACAGCCCCTACCTGGGGCGCATGGCACCAGGGGGAGCTGTAGGGACTGCGGGAGCCAGCTCCGCTCAGCTTCAGAGCCCGGTTCCGGCAGCTAGGTCAGGGCAGGGGGAACAAGGCTCAGGCTTTCCGCACTGAAGTTCCCTTTGctagaggggagagggctccTAGAGGTGGGGGGTTCAGGCTGGTGGCAGTAGGGGCTAGCAGAGAGTGCGGGGGCAGGCCCCGTGTCCTGGGGAGCAAAGAGCCTTCCCCAAGACCCAGCCAGTCTTCCATCTTTTCTTAGAGCCGGGGGGAAGTGAAACAAGCCAgccgggggggccctggggtggccaCGCTGCAGGGACTGGTGTATGCACAATGCGTGGGCATAGAGGACTTTGGTTAATGGATACCTGTGAAGTGGCCTTCAGCAGTGTCTGCCTGGCTGCTGTCACTGGCCCGCGGCTCCTGGCCGGGCGTGTGCGTAGggacagggtggggtggggagtgcgGATAGGCAATACCCCGGTTTTGCATTCACTTGCCTCTggcctctccccagagcccaATGGCACCTGCCACGCCTGTGGGGGGCTGGTCTGCCCCATCCTGGTCCCGAACGACAGCGCCCCTTCCACGCCCTGGGACGGCGGCCCCCTCACCGCCCACTTTGCCTTGCCTCTCCCGCTGGACAGCGAcgccccagggacccccggcACCAGCCCTCGCCGCCTGGAGAGCAGCCTGTTGGACACGCTACCGGGCTGGGCCCCGGGCACCCCGCTCAAAGACAACCAGAACAATCTCAACCTGCCGccggcccccagcctgccccaaagGAGGCCGCCCGACCTGCGGGGCCCGGCAGAGGGGGACAGGGGAGACCACGACAAACAGCAGGGGGCACGGGGCCGGGCCACCGAATCCCAGGAGAGATTTGAGTGCttggactgccgcaagtcctacCACACCTTCTCTGGGCTGGCCAAACACCGCCAGCAGCGCTGcctgctgcaggccaggaagTATTTCAACTGCAAGTACTGTGACAAGGAGTACAGGAGCCTAGGGGCGCTCAAGATGCACATCCGCACCCACACGCTGCCGTGCGTCTGCAAGATCTGCGGCAAAGCCTtctcccggccctggctgctccaGGGACATATCCGAACACACACAGGTGGGCTGCGGCGCCGGGGCGAGTCCGGGGGTCAGCGCAGGGCGGGAAAGGCCTTTCGTGGGCGTCCAGGAAGAACCTGGTGCGGCCACATTTGTATCGGCAGCCagagctgcaaaaatgagccacggatattcGCCTTGACAGCCGTGGGTGCGGATCCTCGTGGATAGAAAGTGGCTACTTGCGTTGGAATAAATTgcgcagggaggttgtggaatctccatctctggagatatttaagagcaggttagataaatgtctagcagggatgatctagacggtgtttggtcctgccatgagggcaggggactggagtcgatgacctctcgaggtccctcccagttctagtgttctatgattgctCCACTTGGCCCGTAATTTTGCACAGCTGCCAATGCAAGCAGCCAGTCCGAGATCCAGCAGGTGCATGGTGggctgcagtgttccctgtaagctgggggcTTGTGCgactactcaggagagattcgagtgccgcccagctgattagcagagtgcccccgGCTAGGTTTGTGTTTCGGTGGGTGGTGCCCATTCACATGTACCTTAGTGCacgtaacaacatttattccttGTGTGGCTGGGGGGAAAAActacacatggatgaaaaagattatgGGGAACAGTAGAGGGTGGGTGTTGAGAGCTGGTCAGGAGAAAATAGGTAAACTGTGGCTTGCCCCCATGTTCGGCTGTGAATTTTTCACTCCCAAAACACCCCGCCAGGCTCAGTTTGGTTGGCCATGCTTGTGTTTTGTCTGGAGCTTTTTTGCACAGCTGAAGAGCAAAAGGGCCCCTTCTGCTTCCAAATCAAAGGCTGCAGACCAGCTTCTGCGCCTGGGACATGAACACGTTGTTTGTGCCCCAGCAGACCCTCGCGTCTCCATTCCACTCAGGGCGAGCCTTCGCCGTTAGCCGCTGTACAGATACTCCGGCCCCTGCAGCCCTCGCTTTGAGAAGCTTGCAGGTCAAGGGCCTGGCTTTTGGTACACTTTGGCTCCCCTCGCTGCTCCGCTCCACTTGATGAGTTGTTGTAATTTTAGCTGCTGCATTCCCACCGGAGCTTCAACTCctaccccctgctgagccagccGGGTGGCGCTTAAAGCACCAGCTGGAATCAGGTTGGAAACTGGTCAGTGGCAACCTTTGAGTTCTAACTCCAGCCAACAGTGCACAAAGGATCAGCTCTATGGTGGCAGTTATCCATGCAGTTACCTTGGATTCTATAATTGCCACTCCTACTCGTGATcctatatatctgttagtctctaaggcaatgttccttctaattatTGCcgtgtgtgtggaataaattttgttacatgcaccgagggcatgtgtggatgtgcaccaccggtaACAACAGGCTACCAGCTGCcagagctctgctaatcagttgggcggcATCTCAATCTCTCCTGGGAAGCTGCCCaagcatgcagcttacagggaaccctgctccaaggtgccacaggccgTTTTTAAGCTTACCTATGTGTTTACCTTTTATGCTATGCGCACACagccccattggcttcagtggctCTACCCACAGGCAGGAAGTTAACTAAGTGCACAAAATTAAATCTGGCCTGGATCTTGGAAGAAGAATCTCACCCCTTAGATTGAGTAGATATTTAAAATCCCCTTTGTTTAGCCCCGTTTTGCTCTTTGTTTACCCGTTGCATTTGCACGGGGCAAACTCCATGAACTTAGTTTTCCCCCTTGGAGTTTCAATTTCAGCATCTCGGGGCGGTGAACGAGAACAAGTGTTTTCATGGGAATGAATTTTTGTAAGTATGGAAATCTTGCCCTGTTTTCACAAAACAAATATTCTTGTCCCTATTTAACTTGATGTTCCCTTAATAGAAATATTTGGCTGTATTTCCTACCTAGTCCCTTAGAAATGGGGTAACTCGAGGCAAATTGTCTCTCAATGAAATAACCGGAAATGGACTTGGCTAGCCTTGTCCCACTGCCAGATGCAAACGACGTGCAGAGCAAATGCAGATAGCGAGAAGTAAATGATCTAAAAGAATTCTTCTGGCTTTAATCATCTTAGGTACTGCCGATGGGGGTTGGGTGAAGGGAGGGAAAATTCCACTCTCCTGTTAAAAAGATGTTCTCTAATCCGTCCAGATTAGCCCTAAATCTGTTTACTCACGGTGCGCTTATCATGAGATTGCTGTGGGGCCTTTAACAGTCTTGGTTTGACCCCTCTTGGCTCACATCCGTGTTGCCTCTGTGTGCCTCCGTCTCCCCCTGGTGAAACCCGGCTAATGCTTACCTCTCTCCAGCTGGGTTGTGAGGGTGGGTTAAGGCTGATAAAGTGCTTTGAGGATTTAAGTGCTGTCAGCAGAGAGAGGCACATTTCTTCCACCTAAACAATCACTTTCCAGGCACACTGCGGTGGGAAAGTCCCTCTTGTAACAGGATGTGCTCATGCCGTCTAAAATAGAAGCTGTAAAACTGGAAACAAAATCCGAGGGCCTGATGCCGAGCCCGGAGCTGTGCTGGAGATCAGGCGCCCGCACATCAGTGCTCCTGCCCAGGGTGCACCATCAGCTAATatttgctccccttcccccaatttCTCAGCTGCAAACATccaggagaagcggggggggggggggggggaaggggggcctgactccccagccagtgtccctttaagcagaCGGCAAATCAGACCCGACAGGAGTTGGCAGTATGCTCTGGTGGCAAAGAAAAAGCCTCGTCCTGCAGCAGGGGTGCTTGTGGGGACATAGCGCCCAGGGAGCCAGGATTTTGCATCCCCTCTGAGCCACGCCTGCTGACTCTTCCCCACTCCgcccccagcctctgctgcagaagccAGCCCGGCCCCTCACCAGCTGGGCTTGAAATTCACAACCTAAAGACTCCCCGTTGAATCTCAGACGTTGGGCGATGGACAAGCCCCGCCGAGCCAGCGCCTGGACAGGCTCCGGAGCAGGGTCTGGTTGCTTTATACGGGGCTCTGGGCGTGGCACCTGGATATCGCCCAGGAAGATCCGGACCCTTTTGTGTCTTGACCGTTCAGCGGCCTGGCAGGACTGGCTGACTTGGGAAAACCGGAAAGGGTGTGAGCCGCTGGCTTGCCTAGGCCGCGCCCACGGGTGGGAGCAGCCGGAGTGTGGAGCAAAGGGGGGTTGCGGGGTGAACCTGGCAGTGAATATGCTCCCCAGGCAAGTGGTGTGGGCCCCGTGGCTGGCGAACGGCGCTGGGAGGGGGAGATCTGGGCCCAGCCCGGAGAAGAGGGTCTGCTGGGGCCTCTCCATCGCCCAGCTCCTGTGATTGTGAATTTCAagcccagctgctccctggaCATCCCCTAACCCAGCTGAGCGCCTGGCCAGTGCACCCAGCCCCCTGATTCCGGGGGGAGCCAGGATGGGAGAGCTGTACCGCTGTTCCTGGGCCTAGGCTTCCAAGATCTCAAAGGAGGACTCCATAAACCAGCCCAGTTCTTGGGTCGGTCCCTCTCCCCGGCCGGGCCGAGCCAGGCTTGTCCCCTGTCCGGCAGGCGCTGCTCGGAAGGGGGCAGTTCTCTGACCGCGTTGCCTTCGTCCCCCCCGCAGGTGAAAAGCCCTACAGCTGCTCGCACTGCAGCCGCGCCTTCGCTGACCGCTCCAACCTCCGCGCCCACCTGCAGACGCACTCGGAGGTCAAGAAATACCAGTGTCGGGGCTGCTCCAAAACCTTCTCCCGGGTGTCTCTGCTCTCCCGGCACGAGGAAGCCGGCTGCTGCCCCGCATTGTGACCCCCTGCTGCCCATGGCTACGAGGGAACCCACTGTCAGCCTGGGCATCTCTGGGCGAGCTTCTGGCACCCTGCCACGGGGCAGGCGGACCTGTGCCTGGGCGAAGGCGCCGGTTGCCGGGGATGGTGGAGATCCATCCCTCTTTTCCCAGCTGTGCGTGTTGCGCTAAATGGCACCTGCTCTGCCAAGGATGGTGCTG
Proteins encoded in this region:
- the SNAI3 gene encoding zinc finger protein SNAI3 isoform X2; the encoded protein is MMRDLERVLYGERLKRLGLFCLEKKRRSGDMTEVYKIMTGVEKKPNGTCHACGGLVCPILVPNDSAPSTPWDGGPLTAHFALPLPLDSDAPGTPGTSPRRLESSLLDTLPGWAPGTPLKDNQNNLNLPPAPSLPQRRPPDLRGPAEGDRGDHDKQQGARGRATESQERFECLDCRKSYHTFSGLAKHRQQRCLLQARKYFNCKYCDKEYRSLGALKMHIRTHTLPCVCKICGKAFSRPWLLQGHIRTHTGEKPYSCSHCSRAFADRSNLRAHLQTHSEVKKYQCRGCSKTFSRVSLLSRHEEAGCCPAL
- the SNAI3 gene encoding zinc finger protein SNAI3 isoform X1; this encodes MLMSRAPYGTCRRGPAQSAARPAMPRSFLVKKPCSTRAPNYGQLDTRQEPNGTCHACGGLVCPILVPNDSAPSTPWDGGPLTAHFALPLPLDSDAPGTPGTSPRRLESSLLDTLPGWAPGTPLKDNQNNLNLPPAPSLPQRRPPDLRGPAEGDRGDHDKQQGARGRATESQERFECLDCRKSYHTFSGLAKHRQQRCLLQARKYFNCKYCDKEYRSLGALKMHIRTHTLPCVCKICGKAFSRPWLLQGHIRTHTGEKPYSCSHCSRAFADRSNLRAHLQTHSEVKKYQCRGCSKTFSRVSLLSRHEEAGCCPAL